One window from the genome of Pelecanus crispus isolate bPelCri1 chromosome 13, bPelCri1.pri, whole genome shotgun sequence encodes:
- the LOC142594816 gene encoding uncharacterized protein LOC142594816, with protein sequence MDSLTEQRLTSPNLPAPHLEHYSVLHCTMTLDVQTVVVFAVIVVLLLVNVILMFFLGTR encoded by the coding sequence ATGGACAGTCTTACAGAGCAGAGGTTGACTTCTCCAAATCTACCAGCCCCACATCTTGAACACTACAGTGTTCTGCATTGCACCATGACCTTGGATGTTCAAACGGTGGTCGTTTTTGCAGTGATTGTGGTGCTATTGCTTGTGAATGTCATACTCATGTTCTTCCTGGGCACTCgttaa